The Cotesia glomerata isolate CgM1 linkage group LG7, MPM_Cglom_v2.3, whole genome shotgun sequence genome segment ACCACTCAACAAATTCATCGAGCATTACTGgccctaaaaaataatttactcgTAACTACCgttttagataaataataactgGTTTTATAATCCATTGAAtcggttgaaaaatttttttttaaattatttaaataaacttacaCGCTCCATCTAAATCATAATTCGATAAATCATGATTAATAGTTCGTGAAAACTCCAAAATGTTGCACCACTGATCTTTATTGATTACTTTGTACTTGGATTGATCTAAAAATTGCGCGAATTGTGAAAATAATGGCCAATGTTTTCCCAATAATAATTGAAGCATTACTCGAGCTGTTTCCATGTCCATGCTACGTTGATCTTTATccttaagaataaaaaaaaatcatttcaatTGATTTGTCATAGTTCAAGTTAAAGTAATGAACTCTCATTTTGTCATGAgtaatttcttattaatttttaacaaacaataaaatacataCTCTAGCGAAATCATAAGCGTATCTATAAATTCCTTTAAACGTGTGTGGTTCGTTGAGAAGACTTCTCAAATATTCAAGTTTTTGCTGTAATTTATGAATGGTAT includes the following:
- the LOC123269909 gene encoding DCN1-like protein 4 isoform X2; translation: MEDDGARRYTKTEDVPAASSFVQKRCIAWFREYTPADDPDTLGPDGMEKFCEDIAVEPENVVMLVLAYKMNARQMGFFTLNEWLKGLSELQCDTIHKLQQKLEYLRSLLNEPHTFKGIYRYAYDFARDKDQRSMDMETARVMLQLLLGKHWPLFSQFAQFLDQSKYKVINKDQWCNILEFSRTINHDLSNYDLDGAWPVMLDEFVEWLKIQRGEGTSSMGVRGS